A window of Rosa rugosa chromosome 7, drRosRugo1.1, whole genome shotgun sequence genomic DNA:
TACGATGACCGCGTTAACCTAGATGGGTTGGCGGCGCGGATGACAGAGGTGGAGAGTTTAAAGGACCGAGTTGTGGCCCTTGAAAAATGTAAAGCCCTTGAAAAATGAAGTGGAGACTAGGTGACCGTCACACCAGACCGCAACAAAAGCCAACACCACCAACCCACCCAACCCACCCAACCCAAGAACTGGCATACTACCAGATCCAAGCCAAAGCAGGTAACCCAAACCACCGCTGAGATTACACGATCCCAACATTGCCGCTGTCAGCTCTCCACGACTAGGTAACCGTCGGAAAAGCTTCAGAGGTTTCAGATCTCGAGCCCGAGATCCAATCACAATCCAGCTGCAATTCCAGTTCAACCCAATCGCCTTACGCCCAACCTCTAATGGCAAGCTGCCGCCGTCAACCCGGTTCCAGTTTAACCCCCATCCTGGCTAAGAAGATCTGAACCACCTTTGGTCAGTCACCGTGAACTCTCCAACCCCCTCGCTCAACCTAACATCAGCCTGGACCAAATCAACATGACTCGTCCGACGGTCGCACCCTAACGGCACGCCACCGGACGGAGGACAAGTTTCCTGCCGCAACACTCCAGCGCGGCGCGTTCGAAACCTAGAAAGAAAAGTTTCGataaaacaatgttttgttgGGTTTAATCTATCTACGAACTGTTTTTATTGCCTCAATATTTTTGCGATTCTCTTTATCAGATGTGTGCATGGTTTTGGTGGGAAAGTCAAGCTGAGAATAAGAATGAGATCCATTGGCTTTCCTGGTCTAAACTTTGTCAACCGATAGGATATATCCCAGATTCCAAGATCTGAATCCCTAACTTCTTGATGTTTTTCCCAAAACCAAAGCCTCTACTTGATTTGAGATCAAATCttatttagtttaagaaaatgctgataaaaagagaaagaaaaaaagacctTTACAATACAAATAATAATAGCATAGATGAACAAatatgttatttatttatttatttatctatcTTTATCATAGGTAGTTTATCTATTTTTATCATAGGTAGACGTATAGATGTTGGCAAGTAAAATATGGCATGCGCTTAAAGCCTGAAACATAgatgaacaattttttttttttttttcacgtcaACCAACTATAAAAGGTCTCCTATTTACTTATGTGTAATGAATGCTTATGTGGGAAATATAGTTGAATGGTCAAATCATGTCATATTTTCGATGCAGTTTCATGTAGCACTGAAGAATTTCTCACACATGAGGGGATGTATTGGcatggagaagaaaaatataatttacAGGTGAGTGACTTATTCCCAATTGTTTTGAAGCATTTGAAGATAAAACTCAACACTTAATAAATTGTTAACTTGGGACAATAAGGTGCAATAGTGCCTCACGAGCCACGGTTGTCGCTATTTAACACTACTTAGCTCTTCAATCAATGGGAAGAGATTGGTGAAGATGTCTGTAAGCTTATCGATCAAGGGTGGAAGTATGCTAAATTGAATGAGCTTGTTGATGACAAACTCTGTGTAATGATAGTCTGTATAGGGGTGGGTAACTTCATGGGTCAATCGTCCAACCTAATGAAGACATGGTTGATATTGGATTCAGTTTATAAGCAACCCGCTAAACGCGACACACAAAACACAtccaagatatctattattagaaaataaaatacCTAAGTGTAATATTACCATGTAACTATATTTCATTATAGATCTATCATTCTATAAGTTTGCTTATAAAAATTTAAGGGttaaatactagttactacctTATACTTtatgtccaaaatcaattcagtccctagacttTTAAGTTTATCAAAAACACATTTCTCATCCAATTGATCATTCCGTCAGTATTCCGTGAATTGGAGGTGTTAGGTAGCTGACATGGCACGCCAACTCAACTTTTGTGGGGTCCACATGTAAGGGAAATCCCCAAATTAATCCTGACTCACTCTCACCCTTGATTTCACCAAAAACCTCAAAAAGTGGTTTCCCCTTAAACAGtcccaaataaataaataaaaattaggaAAACTAACTCTCTGCCTTTCATATTGTTGCTGGGTTTGGCTGGGTTTAGTTTGGTGGGTTGTTCAATATTACTTGCGGGTAATAAAGGCAAGCCGGTATGTCGAGCACAAAACCTGAACCTGCTCTTGCAGGAACCCTGATGCATCTCATGAAGCACTGAGGTTTCTTTTTGTCtgtcaatttttttatttggttaCATTCGGAGGAGATCAAAACTCTGAACTAGTATATTCTTAACCCAACTCTCCGACATAGTTGAGCACAACTAAATAAAACATCAATAAGTAAACATGACTCCTCTAACACTCAAGTCTTGGATCGATCCTCATTTGGGCGGTACCACACCAGTGCCTCGAGTATTTTTTGCTAGTCTTGCATTATCAGTTAACTAGGTGGAGTCATCTTAGTTGATCGACATCTCAAATCAAGTCATCGAACTCACATCAGGCTCTACATCTCAAACTTACGTCTCTATTGATCTGCGACTTTTGGTTGGAAACAAACTCTAAATGGCTCTCCATGAAACATGTTAGGAAATAGGAATTGAAGCACATGACATCAAGGAAGAGGAATTTTGATGACAGAAGAAAATATCCCTAACGTCCCTAAGTTAAGGCAGAGTGCATGGAATTCTAAAAAGAGATGACAATGTAACTACTTAATGCCACAAAACCTCAATGATTGTCTTTGATAAATCCCTTGCTCATGGACCACACTGATGTGCACTGCAGCATAACTTGACAATTACACGAGTAATAAACCAGGATAGTAAGAGCAAGTGGAGATCAGATCAGGGTAAAGGGACAGAAGTAATAAAGCACCACCATGCAAAATTCATGGATTCCAATCCAACATGACCAAGTACCAACTCATGGATTACTAAATATCAATCCATATATACACTAAAATGCACCAATTGGTTTCTCTATAACAATATTCAGAAGTACAAATAATTTGCCAAAGATAATCATATTTTGGAAAAGGATACCAATTATCTCAAGCTTcgaaaacaacaaaagaaatacttttTCGGACTATTCAGTTACCATCATCTTCCTTCACTGGATCAGAGCTCACAATAGGAAGGCTTTTTCTGTACTGTGGAGACGTCAACCTCCTCTCCAACGGTGTTTTCCTCTTGCTGACCACAAACCGATTCACTCCTTTACGCATTGGCATTATTGATGGGAAATCTTCATCAGGAATCTGACTCAGCTCTGATATGTCTTTAATCTGAGCAACACGCTTAAACCATCTCTCTGCCTTTGCCTCCTCTGACATATCTAAAGGATTTGGTTCCTTCACTGCTGACCCCTCCAAACTCTTCCCAGTCCAGCACTGTCTAATGTTCTGTTCATTGGACGGATGGTGCGAATCCATTAACTCATCAAAATTCTCTTTCCCTGAAGATCCACTGTTCAATCTGTCCGTACTATCAGTGGTAGTATTAGCACAATTCAGGGCAGAATTTCCACTGGCTGGGGGTCCATTAACAGAGCTAGTCCATTTCTTTCTAGGATTATCTTCAGAAGATCTAGATTTCAAGTTGGCAACACGGCTTTGCTGACTTTCCATCTGTTGACTATGACCAGTATTCAGCGTCCCAGGTCTTGTGTCAAACGATTTGTCTACAGGGTTCTCTGGCATCATAGTTGGAGTTGACTTAACACCAGTCTTGTTATCCAAAGCTGTCCCGCTTGTCTGTGGATTGTCAACTTTAGCAAAGTAGTCAGGTGGGAAGGGAACGAAGGGAACATAGTTGGCACTGTTAGGTTGTTCCATAGCTGTACCTCTCTTGTATGCTGGAGAAGACGAAGAACGATCTTTCTTCTTGCTGACCATAAATCGATTCTCTCCTTTGCGGACCGGCATGATTTCAGGGAAGTCCTCATCGGAAATTGCACTTGCAAGATCTGTAACATCATGCAACTCTGCAACCCTCTTAAACCATCTCTCAGATTTTTCAGCTTGTTCCTTTTCTTCATTCCTGCTGCCAGCTTGTTTCATAGACTTTGCAGATATCAGACTGTCTTCTGATTTACCAGATTGATTGTTCCCAGAAACACCTTCCAATTCACTGCCCTTCAAAGTGACAGACTCATTTTGGTCACTCACTAACTTCCCACTCTCCTCCATAAATGAAGTCTCAGGTTTCTTAGCAAACGCATCTGCAGGTAATGGCACAAATGGGGCATAATTGGAGTTACTCCGTCTGGGCTGTTGATACTGTGTGGAACCTGAGCTAGAGAGAAAAGAGGGGTTATCAGTTTTACCATGTTCTCCAGCATTGGTATTGGTAGTATTTGATTCAGAAACAGATGAACGACCGAGAATAGTATCTAAAGTCTGGCTCGATGTAGCACCAAGTGACTTATTTGCACTCCCCTTTTGTAGATCTTTGATTTCATCAGTATCCAAGCTTCTTTGGTACTGGGCATTCGCCAGCCTCCTCTCTAATGGTGTCTTCCTTGTACTCACAACAAATCTATTTACTCCTTTCCTCAATGGCATTATTTCAGGAAAATCTTCATCTGATATTGCACTGCTCATGTCTGAAGTACTGTCTAACTGAGAAATCTTACTAAACCACCGCTGTGCCTTCTCTTCATTGGCAGCCAGCCTGCTATTGATATCAGCTTTATTTGTATAATCTCCATTGTCGAATCCAATATCTAAATTAGTTTTAGTGGTACCACGTGAGACCTCCCCGGGCCGCTTGCAATCACACCTCAAGCATACCATGTTTCTCCCGTAGTTAAAAAAATCACATCTGAGGAAGAAGTTATTCTCACCgtcattaaaaaagaaaatgcagaGACCAATAAGAAAATCAGAGGAAGCTGTGACAAAGAAGCAATGCTCACTGAGGACACTCCCACTCTCTGCCAGTCAGCTGTCTGTGTGGCTTTGCCTCATTGCATTCAAGGCATTTCATGTTTTTTGCGAAGTTCATGAAATTGCACCTGCTCATTATAGAAACGTAAACTCCATGAAAAAATACcagatttttgtttatgttaGGCAATCATTTCATACAAAATGCATTGTATTTTTAACAAGAATTTATCCCAACGCTTATTAACCAATGGCTATAAAAAGTTATCTACCTTGGGCAAATCCAGTCGCCTCTTTTCATTTCAATAGTTTTGCCAAAAGGCCCAGGAGTTGCTC
This region includes:
- the LOC133721013 gene encoding zinc finger protein VAR3, chloroplastic isoform X1, translated to MGGASNRFLSLISTTTHPLPLHLHHRFPCLLLLRLSRRSSSPQLLSRPHHSTLSCRSSSFTSLKSSHHFHFHSNASPVSPAYPSANPPLHPWPEWSHLLNALSAAGYDEVHGHDAFTGDLPDHFVRAAHVCLAFATARPSLLRLLSRRDLEVVVENGTPFLFQNGDDSARRMTSFLAQGSTNAFDTDKAQTVDLMRFILSYASTPVFSSERNNLYNRELVESSVRNLLREMAKLCYSAPESNSFGTVQNQSSNNHGATPGPFGKTIEMKRGDWICPRCNFMNFAKNMKCLECNEAKPHRQLTGREWECPQCDFFNYGRNMVCLRCDCKRPGEVSRGTTKTNLDIGFDNGDYTNKADINSRLAANEEKAQRWFSKISQLDSTSDMSSAISDEDFPEIMPLRKGVNRFVVSTRKTPLERRLANAQYQRSLDTDEIKDLQKGSANKSLGATSSQTLDTILGRSSVSESNTTNTNAGEHGKTDNPSFLSSSGSTQYQQPRRSNSNYAPFVPLPADAFAKKPETSFMEESGKLVSDQNESVTLKGSELEGVSGNNQSGKSEDSLISAKSMKQAGSRNEEKEQAEKSERWFKRVAELHDVTDLASAISDEDFPEIMPVRKGENRFMVSKKKDRSSSSPAYKRGTAMEQPNSANYVPFVPFPPDYFAKVDNPQTSGTALDNKTGVKSTPTMMPENPVDKSFDTRPGTLNTGHSQQMESQQSRVANLKSRSSEDNPRKKWTSSVNGPPASGNSALNCANTTTDSTDRLNSGSSGKENFDELMDSHHPSNEQNIRQCWTGKSLEGSAVKEPNPLDMSEEAKAERWFKRVAQIKDISELSQIPDEDFPSIMPMRKGVNRFVVSKRKTPLERRLTSPQYRKSLPIVSSDPVKEDDGN
- the LOC133721013 gene encoding zinc finger protein VAR3, chloroplastic isoform X2; translated protein: MGGASNRFLSLISTTTHPLPLHLHHRFPCLLLLRLSRRSSSPQLLSRPHHSTLSCRSSSFTSLKSSHHFHFHSNASPVSPAYPSANPPLHPWPEWSHLLNALSAAGYDEVHGHDAFTGDLPDHFVRAAHVCLAFATARPSLLRLLSRRDLEVVVENGTPFLFQNGDDSARRMTSFLAQGSTNAFDTDKAQTVDLMRFILSYASTPVFSSERNNLYNRELVESSVRNLLREMAKLCYSAPESNSFGTVQNQSSNNHGATPGPFGKTIEMKRGDWICPRCNFMNFAKNMKCLECNEAKPHRQLTGREWECPQCDFFNYGRNMVCLRCDCKRPGEVSRGTTKTNLDIGFDNGDYTNKADINSRLAANEEKAQRWFSKISQLDSTSDMSSAISDEDFPEIMPLRKGVNRFVVSTRKTPLERRLANAQYQRSLDTDEIKDLQKGSANKSLGATSSQTLDTILGRSSVSESNTTNTNAGEHDAFAKKPETSFMEESGKLVSDQNESVTLKGSELEGVSGNNQSGKSEDSLISAKSMKQAGSRNEEKEQAEKSERWFKRVAELHDVTDLASAISDEDFPEIMPVRKGENRFMVSKKKDRSSSSPAYKRGTAMEQPNSANYVPFVPFPPDYFAKVDNPQTSGTALDNKTGVKSTPTMMPENPVDKSFDTRPGTLNTGHSQQMESQQSRVANLKSRSSEDNPRKKWTSSVNGPPASGNSALNCANTTTDSTDRLNSGSSGKENFDELMDSHHPSNEQNIRQCWTGKSLEGSAVKEPNPLDMSEEAKAERWFKRVAQIKDISELSQIPDEDFPSIMPMRKGVNRFVVSKRKTPLERRLTSPQYRKSLPIVSSDPVKEDDGN